Genomic window (Zingiber officinale cultivar Zhangliang chromosome 2B, Zo_v1.1, whole genome shotgun sequence):
AAGGAAAAATAAGAAGGGGGAGTCTCTTGAACAGGCTCTCCCGGCGAAGGCGACAATAAATGAGGAGAAGGTGCTCTATGCTCAGAGTACTAGAGGAAGAGGCAGAGGTCTAGGtggtagaggaagaggaagacgagGAAATGAGCAAGTCGACCGATGGAACTGGCATGGCCAAGGTCAAGCTCGGGGTGGCTGGATAAACATAAACAACAATATTGAATGTTATAACTGTGGGAAGTATGGGCATGTTGCCAAGTATTGTTACTCGATAaaatgctacaactgtggaaaacTGGGTCACATTTCCAAAGATTGTAGGTccgagaagagaaaggaggaacCAACAAACTTCCTTGCCGAGGAAGATGATGAAGGATTGCTGCTGGTGACAAACATCCCAGAAACCGAGATCAAACCGAGCTGTTCTGATAACTCGGTTTGGTACTTGGACACCGGCGCAAGTAACCACATGTGTGGTAAcgaaaggttattcaaaacactTTCAAAGGTGGAGTCTGGATCTGTTTCTTTCGGCAATGCTTCAAAAGTTGCCATCAAAGGCCGAGGAACGATCTGGCATCAACAGAGAAATGGGCAAATCGGAGAGATCAAAGATGTATACTACGTACCTGATCTTAAAAGCAATATACTGAGCATGGGACAGTTGATGGAGAAAGGGTACTCGGCTCTGCTGAAGGACCGAGAACTACAACTGAAGGATAAACTCGGGAGGCCCATTGCCCAGGTAGAAATGAAGAAAAATCGCATGTACAAACTTGAGCTGAAAATTGTTCAAGATAAATGCATGAAACTTGATCTGGAGGATGAGGCCATGAAGTGGCATGTTCGGTTCGGTCATCTTCACTTCAGGGGGTTGACCGAGCTGGTGAAAAAGGAGATGGTGCTTGGACTGCCtaatataaaatttgaaaagaGGTTCTGCGAAGAATGTGTGATCGGGAAGCAAGCGAGGACTTCTTTCCCAAGCAGTTCAGAATACCGATCAAAGGAGCAACTCGAACTGATCCATACCGATTTGTGTGGGCCGATAACTCCAGAATCATTCAGTGGTAAGAGATACTTCATCTCTTTAATTGATGATTTCTCAAGGAAGACGTGGGTTTATTTTCTGAAGGAGAAGTCGGAAGTGTTTGAAACCTTCAAAAAATTCAAAGTGATGGTGGAGAAAGAAACAAGCAAAGTCATCAAAGCAGTCCGATCTGATAGAGGAGGTGAGTTTACTTCTGCCGAGTTCAACAAATACTGCGAGGAACATGGAATCAAGCGTTTCTTGACTGCGTCATATTCTCCGCAGCAAAACGGTGTAGTAGAACGAAAAAACCGAACTATTCTCGATATGGTTCGATCCATGTTGAAAGGAAAGAATATGCCGAAGAAATTTTGGGCAGAGGCGGTACAGTGCGCAGTCTATGTGCAAAATAGATGTCCACATGCAAAGCTAGGAGAGAAGACGCCTCAGGAGATTTGGAGTGGTGTGAAGCCAAGTGTCTTTCATCTGAAGGTGTTCGGCAGCATAGCTTATGGGCAAGTACCAAGTCAGCACAAGACAAAATTagaagatcggagcaagaagtaCATATTTATCGGGTATGATGAAAAATCTAAAGCATATAAATTATTTGATCCTGTTAACAAGAAAGTGGTGGTGAGCCGAGACGTTCACATGGAGGAATCAATGGCATGGAACTGGAGTAACTCGATTGAGGAAGAAACAAGCTCGAAGGTTGTTATGCCTCCAATATCAACAACCATCGAGCCTTCAGAAGATGAATCCGAGCCTCAGCAGCCCAGAATGAGAAGTCTGCAGGAGATATATGACACTACAAATGAAGTCCATGTTGTATGTCTCCTGGCCGACTCAGAAGATTTAAAGTTTGAGAACGCTGTACAAGACGAGAAATGGAGATCAGCTATGGATGAAGAAATCGGGGCAATAGAATGCAACAAAACTTGGGAGCTGACCGACCTTCCTGAAGGAGCTCAACCCATTGGAGTAAAATGGGTATACAAAAAAAAGATGAATGCTGAGGGAGAGGTTGAGCGTTATAAAGCTCGACTTGTGGTAAAAGGCTATAGACAAAAGGAAGGAATCGACTACGATGAAGTATTTGCTCCTGTAACGAGAATGGAGTCAATCCGACTTCTGATCTCGTTAGCTGCTCAGAACCAATGGCCAATTCTACAGATGGATGTGAAGTCGACGTTTCTAAATGGAGTGCTGAAGGAAGAGGTGTACGTCGAGCAACCACCAGGGTACATGAAGAGAGGGGGTGAAATGAAGGTGCTGAGATTAAGAAAAGCCCTCTACGGGCTGAAGCAGGCTCCTCGTGCTTGGAATGAGAGAATTGACGGGTATTTCAAGAAAAATGGGTACGAGCAATGTCCATACGAGCATGCCTTGTACACAAAGAAATCATAAAATGATATGATGGTAGTCGCTCTCTATGTCGACGACCTCATATTCACCGGAAGCAACGCAAAACTGATTAAGGAGTTCAAGGAGGTAATGAAGAAAGAATTCGAAATGACAGACTTAGGCCTGATGAAATATTTTCTTGGCCTAGAAGTGAAGCAGTCAGAGGAAGGGACTTTTATATCCCAAGAGAGGTACGCGCTTGAAATTCTAAAGAAGTTTAAAATGGAGGACTGCAACCCGGTCTCTACTCCAATGGAATCGGGCACTAAACTCTCAAAATTTGATGGAGGAGAACGAGCTGATGCTGGAAGATATCGAAGCTTAATCGGAAGTCTGAGGTATCTTACAAGCACGAGACCCGACCTAATGTTAAGTGTTGGGATAGCAAGCAGATTCATGGAAGATCCAAGCTACACACATTGGAAGGCCTtgaagagaattctgagatatgtTCAAGGAACCCTGTCACTCGGCCTTTTCTATTCAAAAACATATGACTACCGACTAGTGGGTTACTCGGATAGCGATTGGTGTGGTGATGTTGATGACCGGAAAAGTACTTCGAGTTATGTATTCCTACTCGGGAATACGGCTTTTACTTGGATGTCAAAGAAGTAGCCTATTGTAACTCTGTCAACTTGCGAGGCCGAGTATGTGGCGGCCTCTTGGAGCATGTGTCATGCAGTCTGGCTTTCAAATTTACTAAGGCATCTGAGAGTGATCCGAGACGAAGGGACTGTGATCCGAGTTGATAACAAGTCGGCAATCGAGTTGGCAAAGAACCCGGTTAACCACGGAAGGAGCAAGCACATCGACGTCCGATTTCATTTCATCCGAGAACAAGTCAAAGAAGGAAAGATCGAGTTGGAGCATGTTGAAAGTCGAACTCAAGCCGCGGACGTATTCACCAAGCCACTGTCGACCACACTGCTAGAGAATTGTAAAAGACTGATTGGAATGAGAGATGGGAAGAGTATTTAAGTTTAAGGGGGAGATTTGTTGCGAAACTTAAATTAGGTTTCTAGGTGTCTCTTTGTTGAAAAAGGTGTCTCTTCATCTAAATGGTGTCTTTTAATGAAAAGGCACCGCTTTTGGTTAAAGGTGTCTTTTGTTGGTGTctcttttctttgtataaataccaggAAATGAAGGTGACAGACTCAGTATATTCAAGAGGCGAGAGATTTGACGGATGGGTATTCCATTGGTGGGAGAAGAACGTATATAGAATGAGTTAGAGGGCCCGATACATTTAAACACGAACAAAATTCGTCCAAATAAATTGTTGGGGAGCTGAATTAAGTGATTTGTATTCAAGACAAAAGGTAAAGTCAACTTAGGCGGACTCGATCGTAATGGACTTGAGTCCGAGTTCCTAGCAATTGAAATTGAGTTCCGAGCGATCAGAATAGATACGGTCGGCGCACACTCGATTATGTTTATCTTTAAATGAGTTTGAAGATGATCTATTCAGGAGATTCAGGCGatcaaaaattattttggatGATTGAAATACATGGAGCATAAAACTGGATGAGACGGTCATAGATCCGGGTTGACCAAGGATCCAAGCACATGGAAGGTTGCCACGTCAACAACAACAACCGATAGAAGGAGACCTATTCATGGATGAGACCTATGGGCTGACTTAGCAAATTTTGGGAATCAGTTCCATGTCAGTAAAGTGAATAGATCAAAATGGAGGCTATGGAATGGGACCAAGTTCTCAAGAATAGAACACAACACATAAATACGAAGCTTTAAATTGCCTTCTCTTTATGAGcttctttgtttctttttttattatcttgTACCATTCATTCCATCaagaggtttctccatctctaaTCTTTTGTCGTACAGGAGAAAGATAGTAAACAATGATGTGTATAGACGTTGGACATAGCAACCTGATAGTTATGAATTAACTAAGTAAATACACCATATTATAGTATGCATATGTTTATCTATTCAGTATCTTTTAGGGGGTATTTGGTTGGGGGTTATGATTGATAACCTTggtaggttatcaacaaaaaccttgtttgattTAGTTAATGAATGATTCCCGATAATAAGCAATTCCCGCTATGTCAGCAAAGTCGGCATGCAACCCGGAATTACATTACCTCCGAAATCTAAGGTTTTGGACGATGCCGAGGTTATCAATTTGTTTATTCCAAAATTACCCTCCATGCTCGATTTCACCAAATTCCTGCGCGAGGCATATGCGCTCCCACAGGAGCTCACCGTCAGCCTTCGGGCACACCCAAAGCTGCGACCGCGGCTCCTGTTGGTGGCGCGGAACGGCACACAGTGGTTCACCAATGTGCCGGTGATTGTGCGGGCGGCAGAGGCGATGGGCTTCAAGGCGGTGCTCGCCGACATGGACTTGGGGAACGTGGGTGGGTTCGCAGAGGTGGTGAACTGGTGCGACGTGATCATGGGCGTGCATGGCGTCGGGCTCACTAACTTGGTTTTCTTGCCGACTAACGTGGTGGCGATGCAGATCGCGTCGTGCTGCGACTTGGAGGGGGTGGCGGAGCACACATACGGGCCGCCGGGGAGGGATTCGGGCTGCTCTACTTGCAGTACGGCATCAGCGTGGACGAGAGCACACTGTTGCAGTCGATCCATCATCAAGGCTGGTTCAAAATGGGGAAGATCTACCTAAAACAGTAGAACCTGAAGCTTGACGTCGATAGGTTCAGCCGGTCTTGATCAAAGCCATCAATTTATTCTATTTGACCCAGTCTTTTCCTTGATCTGTTCGGCGACGGCAGGGAAGAAGAGAAGTCACGGGAGAGAAGAGATAAAAAGATTTTTTATCTAAGTGATTGCATAATCTAAGAGATAAATTAATTCAAAAGATTAAAGGGTAAATTAGTAAATGTAAATCTAAGTGATTGCataacctaagttgaaccaaatacCTTATAGGTTATGTTTTATTGCTCGTAACTTTAGTTATATGATTACTTAGTAATCATataactaaggttatacatgataacttgaaccaaacacactctTATAGTAATTTGAGATAAAGACCTATACAAGTTAAGGTACCTCTTGAGTATTAAAATTCTACAATCTATACcttgtagattttttttatatataattaatatatctaACTCTTCGAATTAGAATCAtttaattttagaggtgaataaCTTAACCTCATTAAAATTTCCCACTAACTATCATGCCagcatttttaaatttattatctcattaaaatatatttctatCTAAAAATATGTATTAGATTTATTAACACTACAATGTAAGCTTGTTAGGACTTATTTGACCAAAATCATCCTCGCtacaaataaaaaacaaaccTATAGACACTGAGAAATATCCATGGTTGATTTATAGACAACCTAATATTATTCATATTGTTTGCATAATAAACAAGTATATACATGATCTACGAACATGTATTATATTTTTGAGGTGCCTTAATAAGACAATCTTATGGTAAACGTTACACATATTGAGATTTAGTTttttagatgatttttttttattaactccGGTATACATTTTTTATAATTCGACTAATTTTAAAGATGAACGATCtagtttcataaaaaaaattttactttatttttagaACACAATAAATTATAAGTGGCGCAAAatgaaaattctaaattctaaattaacttaaaataaatttaatttatcaatatcatcatcTCATTGTAACCTCGGATATGATAGTAATAAAGATGACATTGTGATTATCTCTCTTCCTAAAATCTAAAGACGTACCCttagaatttatagaatatttataGTGTCACGATAGTATATTCAAATTATCACTTAGTTATTCGTGGCTCAATTATCAGTTATAATgtatttatagtttttttttctaaatgagaGGTACGATCAAAGGATGTATTTATTCACGATTAAATGAGAGGTATTATCAACttttcgatttatcctgatgaaAAATTATATGATTTTTCAAAGACGTACGGTgagatataaaaaatttatagaaCATCACGGTTCAATATTACATACGTAAGAGAAAAAAACACTGAGGATTACATACTGTTCAAATCCAATTGGGGTATGAACAATTTTATAATGACATAAAGATTGCGATGGTTGGTATCAGTGGCAGATccatataaaaagaaagagagtgtTTGAAAAAAGGAGTTAGAGCTTATCTTCCTTCTCATTACCTCTCGGATTATAATATATTGATGAAATTTTTCAAGAGCAAGGGTACTCAAGTACATCTTTACTCCCCTAGATCAGCCACTGGTTGATATTATCACATTTTCAAATTTATAATGAATTATGGCAAGAGGACCTTCGATATTGGTCTGGTCGATACTGGACACTAATAttatacaaataaaaaataaataaaatagcatCCCATTGCATTATTCAGAGCCGGGTGTCAGTATGGACACGTGTAAACGATTTCAGTCACTAGTATATATTATTTTATCCAGAAAAACCACATAAGATTTCCTTGCCACGTGTTCTCATCCAATTGGAAATTATGGATTACTTGGATTGTGGGATGATCCGTGATCCGATCCCGACATCTCTTATAGCCCCAAATCCATCTTGAGATTTCCTCGCTTTTCCTCCGCCGCTCGCCAgtcgcttcttctccttctccgaaACCTTCCCTCTAAAGCTCAATCAAGGAGCTAATTGCAGAGGCGACAATGGCGGCGGCTGCGGCGGAGCTCGCTTTAGTGAAGTCCTTCCACCCCATGTCCAAGTTCAGCGGCCGGGCGAGCTCCAAAGTCGCCACTTTTCGGCCTCGCCATTTGCGAATCTCAGCTTCGGCCGCCGCCGCCCCTCCGGCCGCGGGGCCGAAGAAGAAAAAGTCGGGAAAGACGACGGAGATCAATGAGACGCTGCTGACTCCGAGGTTCTACACGACGGACTTCGAGGAGATGGAGCAGCTCTTCAACGCGGAGATGAACAAGAACCTGAACCAGGCGGAGTTCGAGGCGCTGCTGAACGAGTTCAAGACGGACTACAACCAGACCCACTTCGTCCGCAACCCGGAGTTCAAGGAGGCCGCCGACAAGATGCAGGGACCCCTCCGCAAGATCTTCGTCGAGTTCCTCGAGCGCTCCTGCACCGCCGAGTTCTCCGGCTTCCTCCTCTACAAGGAACTCggtcgaagactcaaggtctcaTCTTTTTCCCCCCACCTTCTCCTACAAATCTTTCCTTCAGAACAGGAAAGAAATTCAACTACTGTTTTTACTATTTCATCTGATCGTTTCTCTGACTCTGGGAAACTCTTTGGAGCAGAAAACCAACCCAGTGGTCGCCGAGATCTTCTCCCTCATGTCAAGAGATGAAGCAAGGCATGCCGGGTTAGTAACACACCCATTTGTTCTTCATAATTTGTTCTTAATACCCTAAATCACTCGTTATAGGGATGTTTATTCaaaattcatgattttttttggGCAAAATCAAAAGGGCTTTCCTTTTATGGAAATCTTCAAAGGGCATCCTTTTttgatttattatatatataaaaaaagaacACTCCATCACATCTTTGTACACTTTACTTCtcaaaattatctttatttttggCATTATGGTAGCAGCTATGTATTTATAGTTACTACAACATTCACACTTCAACtttaattaacaaaataaaaaatagcaGTTATAGttcatagctgctataacataGACATTTCAACCCTAATGTATACTCATAAAGCAATACTTCATCTTTGATCAACACTGGTCAATGTTATGTCAAAAGAGTACTTCTACTTTGATTAACACTAATAGAATTATATTGTAACAATTATAGTTCATAACTCTTATAACATGGACACTTTATCTCTGGTCAACACTGTCAACTTCATGTTGTATCAGCTATGGAATCATAACGGCTATAATTGTATAGTTGTATTAGCTACCGGATAGTAGCAACAGCTATGATCTTGTAGCAGCTACAGTaacacccaaaaaaaaaaatgacagtTTCAAAAATAAAGTATATAGGGGCGTCCTTTTGATAACAAATAAAAAAGGGAGATCCATTCCAATAAAAAGGGTGTTGTCCTTTTTGAGTTTTGCCCATTTTTTCTTGCATTCTAATTGTCCCTTTGAAGATTTGGACACAAATAAAGTTTTTAGCATAAACATCATGCGTTTGTAATCTGAAACTTTCTGCAGATTCCTGAACAAAGGCCTCTCCGATTTCAACTTGGCTCTGGATCTGGGCTTCCTCACAAAGGCCAGGAAGTACACATTCTTCAAGCCAAAGTTCATCTTCTACGCGACATATCTGTCGGAAAAGATTGGGTACTGGAGGTACATCACCATCTACCGGCATCTGAAGGCTAACCCTGAGTTCCAATTGTATCCCATCTTCAAGTATTTTGAGAACTGGTGCCAGGATGAGAACCGGCACGGAGACTTCTTCTCTGCTCTTATGAAAGCTCAGCCTCAGTTCCTCAATGATTGGAAGGCCAAACTGTGGTCCAGATTCTTCTGCCTATCGGTGAGCATAGACTTGTTTCAGTCTTCAATCTATGACTGATCTAACAGTATCGGTGCCTCGATCCATGGCAGGTTTATGTGACCATGTACCTAAACGATTGCCAACGAACAGCTTTTTACGAAGGCATCGGTCTTAATACCAAAGAATTCGACATGCATGTCATCATCGAGGTAGCTAAATTCATGATCTTGTTTCACTTGATGCACTTCAGTTACAAGGTTGTTGATTGCTGAAGCTGATTTCCTCAGACGAACCGCACGACGGCGAGAATCTTCCCGGCTGTTTTAGATGTTGAGAACCCTGAGTTCAAGAGGAAGCTGGATAGAATGGTGGAGATCAACAAGAAGCTGATTGCTGTTGGAGAAAGCCAGGACCTTCCCATTGTGAAGAACCTGAAGAAGGTACCTCTCGTCGCAGCACTGGTTTCGGAGATTGTGGCTGCCTACCTCATGCCTCCGGTCGAATCTGGATCCGTCGATTTTGCTGATTTCGAACCAACACTTGTTTACTGATTTTGGTTAAGCTTCCCTAGCAGAGAATACTTGTATGAATCTGTTGTACTTTATTATCTGTAATCAAATGGATGCTTGTTTCACTCATATATATAGTATTAACTGATTCTAAAAACATATAACTTGTGATTGAAGTACTTGTTGATGCAGCATAGATTTGCCGCGCCTCATTTGAGATCAgtggaaaggaaaatttaaatgtGATTTTAGTCCTATATTGAGAGTTTTATAATATattattagtttatattgattgatATGTATTAATTATATGAATAAATATACATGGAGAAATTTTCTTTTACACGGCTTTTTTGATTAGTTTGATTTCGATtctaatattttaattataaatcctaaatcctaaacaCAACTTCAAACGTATTGATTTCCTAGAGAATGAGTCTAACATATGGAATTCTAGACAAATACAAGTTTATAAAACGTTTTCCTTGAGTGTAGAGCATGTGATTGCCGACTATTTTACTTAATCTTGCTTGAAATTAAAATGacatttttgaataattttaaatgcctaaaaaaataaattagacaCTAATTGAGGTAGTCAGTAATTCTCTTGACTCGAAATAATTTGGcaagagaaaagaaaaccaaaaaatattttaaattaaatttgagccaaaattatttaaattaatttcaaattaaactgaaaatttgaaattaattttaatctaatttaaatataccaataaaaaataattaattttttttctaagtaaagTTTTTGTCAAGATAATATATATGAAAAATTTTATCCTGTACACCCTTAGGTGAGCGACCAAGGGTGACATTtaactgttaggatccttcgtacggaggctagagaggggggggggggtgtgaatagccaaccccaaatcgtcgcgtttctacaaactaggttagcgcagcggaaaatacaaggaaacgaaagagaagaaaaccaaaccttaacacaaggatgtaacgaggttcagagattagggctcctactcctcggcgtgtccgtaaggtggacgagtccagtcaatccgtcggtggatgagtccccggagaaccgactaatacaatatactccttgtgggtggagaaacctcaccacaaacgtttgcaacagcaaacaaagagtacaagaacagtaagaaaagcaatacaatatgaatacaatagcactctaccaattgcttgctttcttgtcgaagggaggtgaagcagcaacttcacagcccaaacgcagcagctggtcgacgactggaagctcacgcgaagcttcagaggCGAGCTAAATCAAAGCTTAGTGCTAGAATGTTCTAAAAGAAGACTTGTAGGCTGGACAAGCTTTGTTGTCAGTGACATAAACTTTCAAAAGAGTACAAAAAGACATGTATGGGTCTCGCTAtagttcgatcggtcgtggaccgatcgggaggaagcctgTTCGGTCTCATGGGGTACAACACCTAATTCGGTGCTCACTCGACACATTCCTGAACAGAGTGGAGGAAAATTGAGCTCGATTGACCTTGAGGTCCGAACGATTCTGACCGCGGATCAGGGATCGGtctccgggaccgatcaggcttcatgatgatcggtccccagaccgatcagtaagctcacagaac
Coding sequences:
- the LOC122047043 gene encoding magnesium-protoporphyrin IX monomethyl ester [oxidative] cyclase, chloroplastic-like encodes the protein MAAAAAELALVKSFHPMSKFSGRASSKVATFRPRHLRISASAAAAPPAAGPKKKKSGKTTEINETLLTPRFYTTDFEEMEQLFNAEMNKNLNQAEFEALLNEFKTDYNQTHFVRNPEFKEAADKMQGPLRKIFVEFLERSCTAEFSGFLLYKELGRRLKKTNPVVAEIFSLMSRDEARHAGFLNKGLSDFNLALDLGFLTKARKYTFFKPKFIFYATYLSEKIGYWRYITIYRHLKANPEFQLYPIFKYFENWCQDENRHGDFFSALMKAQPQFLNDWKAKLWSRFFCLSVYVTMYLNDCQRTAFYEGIGLNTKEFDMHVIIETNRTTARIFPAVLDVENPEFKRKLDRMVEINKKLIAVGESQDLPIVKNLKKVPLVAALVSEIVAAYLMPPVESGSVDFADFEPTLVY